The Salegentibacter mishustinae genome includes a window with the following:
- a CDS encoding ImmA/IrrE family metallo-endopeptidase — protein MPRKNEFLSRSDVEELNELASGIADYYFPNGQVDPILIAEKNNISYSFGNYSDSFDGLLECEHNNFHIFINLDRLSQAYSERARFTFGHELGHYFIDDHRNSLLKGLSPSHCSITGFQSRNRAERQADYFSSCLLMPEVGFRKYCYRKKFEFRIIEELSKKYGTSKTATALRFCAIGNQPIMVVYAYKGKIKWFWSSFDFKFRWLKYGKDRLPEDTVAGEYFSMGRVSSRTEPVFAMDWFDIKFSGQAELPFKEHCLMKGAHTLSIIWED, from the coding sequence ATGCCAAGAAAAAATGAATTCCTTTCACGTAGCGATGTTGAAGAACTTAATGAATTGGCTAGTGGTATTGCTGATTACTACTTTCCAAATGGGCAAGTCGATCCCATATTAATCGCTGAAAAGAATAATATATCTTACAGTTTTGGCAATTACTCAGACTCATTTGATGGTCTTCTTGAATGTGAGCATAATAATTTCCATATTTTCATAAACTTAGACAGGTTATCTCAAGCCTACTCGGAAAGAGCCCGGTTTACTTTTGGACACGAACTAGGTCACTATTTTATAGACGATCATAGAAATTCACTACTCAAAGGACTTTCACCTAGTCATTGTTCAATTACTGGATTTCAAAGTAGAAATAGGGCGGAAAGACAAGCAGATTATTTTTCTTCTTGTTTATTGATGCCTGAAGTTGGATTTAGAAAATATTGTTATCGGAAAAAATTTGAATTTAGAATAATAGAAGAGCTGTCAAAAAAATATGGAACCAGTAAAACAGCAACTGCACTTAGGTTTTGCGCTATTGGCAATCAGCCTATAATGGTTGTTTATGCTTATAAAGGCAAAATTAAGTGGTTCTGGTCATCATTTGATTTTAAATTTAGATGGTTAAAATATGGTAAGGATAGACTTCCTGAAGATACGGTCGCGGGAGAATATTTTTCGATGGGTAGGGTATCCTCACGCACTGAACCAGTATTTGCTATGGACTGGTTTGATATAAAATTTTCCGGTCAAGCAGAACTTCCTTTTAAAGAACATTGCCTAATGAAAGGGGCGCATACGCTCAGCATAATCTGGGAGGATTAG